From Triticum aestivum cultivar Chinese Spring chromosome 4A, IWGSC CS RefSeq v2.1, whole genome shotgun sequence, a single genomic window includes:
- the LOC123081811 gene encoding G-type lectin S-receptor-like serine/threonine-protein kinase At2g19130: protein MLVIFSGRQCPGMASWCKLGLLLLLQSLSPSAAAAGSISLSVGESITGNRTLVSEGGKFELGFFSPAGDSNYYVGIWYKKIPVQTVIWVMNRDRPVSDPSSSELTLAPDGKLVLLLNENQQKRPVWSSASHARTSNGPVVAALLDSGNLVLRGRQPGNSSEVMWQSFEHPTDTLVPGGWVGLNKSSGAYQALVSWRSAVDPSTGLYMDWVDPSGSGQYTFSWNGTTVYHRVGASSGQRFASVPEMGMSSRYKYTSVNNDEEVSFSFEVVNPSTLSRMVMSPHGQLTMFDWSSESGQWLLHWATPTSPCDVYSVCGPFGLCDVASSQYCRCLPAFDAASPGDWTGGCARKTSLYCSNGTSPDGFLPVQNVKLPSSYFSDADAAGSSGDCGSACLRNCSCTAYAYSGGGCLVWGGDLRNIQQVTDGEAGSSTLFLRVAAADLAAASNHGGASANERDVILVASSVSFLTILCLFVFVCWRHRRLKTVRHDGSLLVFSHGHLARCTDNFSQKLGMGSFGSVYKGTLRDGDHTAVAVKRLEGSAQGEKQFRAEVRTLGTIHHVNLVRLRGFCATRRERLLVYDYMPNGSLASAMAGPSFGLLDWGTRFGIMAGVARGLAYLHEQCQERIVHCDVKPENILLDAAFHPKVADFGMAKLIGRDFSHALTTARGTVGYLAPEWVQGLPITPKADVYSYGMTLLELVSGRRNRDAGGRGAGHFPLWAATKVSEGQFVALLDERLAGDADVVELGRACSVACWCIQQSEAMRPTMGQVVQVLEGSLMVGAAPVPRHLEVFCAEDSRTL, encoded by the coding sequence ATGCTGGTCATTTTCTCCGGCCGACAGTGCCCGGGCATGGCCTCTTGGTGCAAACTCGGTCTCCTCCTCTTGCTCCAGAGTCTGAGCCCCTCTGCCGCCGCGGCAGGCTCTATCTCGCTCTCCGTGGGAGAATCTATCACCGGGAACCGGACGCTGGTTTCGGAGGGAGGCAAGTTTGAGCTGGGCTTCTTCTCCCCGGCCGGCGACTCCAACTACTACGTTGGCATATGGTACAAGAAGATCCCGGTGCAGACCGTCATTTGGGTGATGAACAGGGACCGCCCTGTCTCCGACCCATCGTCCTCGGAGCTGACGCTAGCTCCGGACGGCAAGCTCGTCCTCCTCCTAAACGAGAACCAGCAGAAGAGGCCAGTCTGGTCGTCGGCTAGTCACGCACGTACGAGCAACGGGCCCGTCGTGGCGGCGCTCCTCGACAGCGGGAACCTCGTTCTGCGGGGCCGCCAGCCGGGCAACTCGTCGGAGGTCATGTGGCAGAGCTTCGAGCACCCGACCGACACGCTCGTGCCGGGCGGCTGGGTCGGGCTGAACAAGAGCAGCGGCGCGTACCAGGCGCTCGTGTCATGGAGAAGCGCTGTCGACCCATCCACGGGATTGTACATGGACTGGGTCGACCCGTCCGGGTCCGGCCAGTACACCTTCTCGTGGAACGGCACGACCGTGTACCACCGCGTCGGCGCGTCGAGCGGCCAGCGCTTCGCCTCCGTGCCGGAGATGGGCATGTCGTCTAGGTACAAGTACACCTCCGTCAACAATGATGAGGAGGTCAGCTTCTCCTTTGAGGTGGTCAACCCCTCTACCCTGTCGAGGATGGTGATGAGCCCGCACGGGCAGCTCACCATGTTCGACTGGTCCAGCGAGTCCGGGCAGTGGCTGCTCCACTGGGCGACTCCCACGTCGCCATGCGACGTGTATTCCGTGTGCGGGCCCTTCGGGCTGTGCGACGTGGCAAGCTCGCAGTACTGCCGGTGCTTGCCGGCGTTCGACGCCGCGTCGCCGGGGGATTGGACCGGCGGCTGCGCGAGGAAGACGAGCTTGTACTGCAGCAATGGCACGTCGCCCGATGGGTTCCTTCCGGTACAAAACGTGAAGCTGCCAAGCAGTTATTTCTCCGATGCTGATGCTGCCGGTAGCTCCGGAGATTGCGGGTCGGCGTGCTTGAGAAACTGCTCTTGCACGGCGTATGCGTACAGTGGTGGTGGTTGCTTGGTGTGGGGTGGTGATCTCAGGAACATTCAGCAGGTCACCGACGGCGAAGCCGGCTCGTCCACTCTGTTCCTCCGAGTCGCCGCCGCCGATCTTGCTGCCGCCAGTAACCATGGCGGCGCGTCAGCAAATGAACGCGACGTCATCCTGGTCGCGTCTTCGGTATCTTTTCTCACGATACTCTGCTTGTTCGTCTTCGTTTGCTGGAGGCATCGTCGCTTGAAAACTGTGCGGCACGACGGCTCTCTTTTGGTGTTCAGCCACGGCCATCTGGCGCGGTGCACGGACAACTTCTCCCAGAAGCTGGGCATGGGGAGCTTCGGCTCCGTGTACAAGGGGACGCTCCGTGACGGTGACCACACCGCGGTGGCCGTCAAGAGGCTCGAGGGATCGGCGCAGGGGGAGAAGCAGTTCCGCGCCGAGGTGAGGACCCTCGGCACGATCCACCACGTCAATCTCGTGCGCCTTCGCGGGTTCTGCGCGACGAGGCGCGAGCGGCTGCTGGTGTACGACTACATGCCCAACGGCTCCCtggcgtccgccatggccggcccGAGCTTCGGGCTGCTGGACTGGGGCACCAGGTTTGGGATCATGGCCGGCGTCGCCAGGGGCCTCGCCTACCTCCACGAGCAGTGCCAGGAGCGCATCGTGCACTGCGATGTGAAGCCGGAGAACATACTCCTGGACGCGGCCTTCCACCCCAAGGTGGCCGACTTCGGCATGGCGAAGCTCATCGGGCGGGACTTCAGCCACGCGCTGACCACGGCGCGGGGCACGGTGGGGTACCTGGCGCCGGAGTGGGTCCAGGGCCTGCCCATCACGCCCAAGGCGGACGTGTACAGCTACGGCATGACGCTGCTGGAGCTCGTTTCCGGGCGGAGGAACCGGGACGCCGGCGGCCGCGGCGCGGGCCACTTCCCGCTCTGGGCGGCCACCAAGGTCAGCGAGGGGCAGTTTGTCGCGCTCTTGGACGAGAGGCTGGCGGGGGACGCGGACGTGGTCGAGCTGGGCCGGGCGTGCAGCGTCGCGTGCTGGTGCATACAGCAGAGCGAGGCGATGAGGCCGACCATGGGGCAGGTGGTGCAGGTTCTGGAGGGGTCGCTCATGGTGGGGGCTGCGCCCGTGCCCAGACACCTGGAGGTGTTCTGTGCGGAGGATTCACGCACGCTCTGA